A genomic stretch from Schaalia odontolytica includes:
- a CDS encoding DUF3618 domain-containing protein: MSTNVDPRNVTIGEASAPAEPRTEAQIQADLERQRAELATTIDQLYARVQPAALAQDAKEQATARFESFKESASLTLQDAAGGNTEALKKVGIVALSTVGAIGVIILLATRSSRRSRREARRAAREAAARTLEALKSNLTEVL; encoded by the coding sequence GTGAGCACCAACGTCGACCCGCGCAACGTGACCATCGGCGAGGCCTCAGCACCCGCCGAGCCACGCACGGAAGCCCAGATCCAGGCCGACCTCGAGCGTCAGCGCGCCGAGCTGGCCACCACGATCGATCAGCTCTACGCGCGCGTCCAGCCCGCCGCCCTCGCCCAGGATGCGAAGGAACAGGCCACCGCCCGTTTCGAGTCCTTCAAGGAGTCCGCGTCACTGACCCTGCAGGATGCCGCAGGCGGCAACACCGAGGCCCTGAAGAAGGTCGGCATCGTCGCCCTGTCCACGGTCGGTGCCATCGGCGTGATCATCCTGCTGGCGACCCGCTCGTCGCGTCGCTCGCGTCGCGAGGCCCGCCGCGCTGCCCGCGAGGCTGCCGCGCGCACGCTCGAGGCCCTCAAGTCCAACCTGACTGAGGTCCTGTAG
- a CDS encoding DUF3073 domain-containing protein produces the protein MGRGRQKAKQMKVARKLKYFSPDTDLNALQRELADEDSYLAHVPADEPEEDDAIDDDLYSKYADFAEMPAEEDDIDPELLDESFWTGGSSTNK, from the coding sequence ATGGGGCGCGGCCGTCAAAAGGCTAAGCAGATGAAAGTCGCTCGGAAGCTGAAGTATTTCAGCCCCGACACCGACCTAAACGCACTTCAGCGAGAGCTGGCGGATGAGGACTCGTACCTGGCACACGTGCCGGCGGACGAGCCCGAAGAGGACGATGCGATCGACGACGACCTCTACTCGAAATACGCCGACTTCGCAGAGATGCCCGCGGAAGAAGACGACATCGATCCAGAGCTGCTCGATGAGTCCTTCTGGACGGGTGGTTCCTCCACGAATAAGTAA
- the cas2 gene encoding CRISPR-associated endonuclease Cas2: MADDPMWCLVMFDLPVETKKQRREATHFRNDLLDWGFCMVQFSVYVKYWPTGGQDHATLRAIKTHLPEGGQVRVLALTDRQWATGLRFENAKPRKEAGNPEQLMIF, translated from the coding sequence ATGGCGGATGATCCGATGTGGTGCCTGGTGATGTTTGATCTCCCCGTTGAGACGAAGAAGCAGCGCCGCGAGGCGACGCACTTCCGTAACGACCTGTTGGACTGGGGATTCTGTATGGTCCAGTTCAGCGTCTATGTGAAGTACTGGCCGACGGGCGGGCAGGATCATGCGACGTTGAGGGCGATTAAGACTCATCTGCCGGAGGGCGGACAGGTTCGGGTATTGGCGTTGACGGATCGGCAGTGGGCGACGGGGCTTCGTTTTGAGAACGCGAAGCCTCGGAAGGAAGCTGGAAACCCCGAACAGCTCATGATTTTCTAA
- the cas1 gene encoding type II CRISPR-associated endonuclease Cas1: MAEQWRVIDLCGFEGELRSTRGGVEVCPDGGAPTTVPVAELAVVLVGMKVNLSAAVLHRLAEADVALLFCDWRGIPEGGCYSWSDHGRVAARHRAQAEATLPRKKNAWARLVRAKIEGQASVLENLKLRGGGELLALADQVRSGDPGNIEAQAARLYWSRALGRGVSRQPAAGQLIGANACLDYGYSVLRGHLMRAVLAAGLAPALGVFHRGRGNAFALADDLIEPFRPAIDEVALQLPPTASPSDRSVKQLLVAAASQRFDGDGHGIPAVAEALAQSFGRYVEGDIDRLRVLSWQGPSSVGVGD; this comes from the coding sequence GTGGCAGAACAGTGGCGTGTCATTGACCTGTGCGGGTTCGAGGGAGAACTTCGTTCGACGCGTGGTGGGGTGGAGGTGTGTCCTGACGGGGGCGCTCCTACGACCGTGCCTGTCGCGGAGCTCGCGGTCGTTCTTGTAGGTATGAAGGTCAACTTGAGCGCCGCTGTTCTGCACCGACTGGCCGAGGCTGACGTTGCGCTGCTGTTCTGTGACTGGAGGGGTATTCCGGAGGGCGGCTGCTACTCATGGTCGGATCACGGTCGAGTGGCGGCCCGCCACCGAGCTCAGGCCGAGGCAACGCTGCCGCGGAAGAAGAACGCGTGGGCGCGTCTCGTGCGGGCTAAAATCGAGGGACAAGCCTCGGTGCTTGAGAATCTTAAGCTTCGCGGGGGAGGTGAGCTCCTCGCGCTTGCCGACCAGGTGCGGTCGGGCGATCCTGGAAACATTGAGGCTCAGGCGGCTCGCCTGTACTGGTCACGCGCTCTTGGTCGGGGTGTGAGTCGGCAGCCTGCAGCGGGGCAACTCATCGGAGCCAATGCGTGCCTGGATTACGGGTACTCGGTGCTGCGTGGGCATCTGATGCGCGCAGTCTTGGCGGCGGGTCTGGCACCAGCGCTAGGCGTGTTTCACCGTGGCCGGGGCAACGCCTTCGCGCTTGCTGATGATCTGATTGAGCCGTTTAGGCCGGCGATCGATGAGGTTGCTTTGCAGCTTCCTCCTACGGCGTCTCCTTCGGATCGTTCGGTGAAGCAGCTTCTTGTGGCGGCAGCATCACAGCGCTTTGATGGAGATGGACACGGGATCCCTGCTGTGGCTGAAGCGCTTGCGCAGTCTTTTGGTCGTTATGTGGAGGGTGACATCGACCGACTACGCGTGCTGTCGTGGCAGGGGCCGTCCTCCGTGGGCGTGGGGGATTGA
- the cas9 gene encoding type II CRISPR RNA-guided endonuclease Cas9 (Cas9, originally named Csn1, is the large, multifunctional signature protein of type II CRISPR/Cas systems. It is well known even to general audiences because its RNA-guided endonuclease activity has made it a popular tool for custom editing of eukaryotic genomes.) — translation MSTSSENIPGIRYRVGIDVGLKSIGFCAVEVDRNDQPIKLLNSMVFIHDAGVDPNENKAAKSRKLTAGVARRTRRLYRTRHQRLVDLDRVLSKDFGWPLPDLSAFEHPTEPWHIRARLLEGYIADDAARQAALSIALRHIARHRGWRNPYAKVETLLQRSDPSDFLKGLNERISTSLGRQFPVDATPGQLVNAYLAHPDYVKEAGTPKLRGPEGILAGKLHQSDNAEEIRHICEMQKVDRADCDRLIRAVFQAKSPKGSAKERGLVGHDELPGQGKHVRAEKAHPAFQKFRIVSVLANLRIREGREERPLTPDELQGLTDFLLVAGLKQEVTWQDLADNLGIERSDLRGTAKASFDGSPVLRTPPTDVTTEKILACKVKWLKEWWKAADDEQRGYFVDAFSNSGGSEDSSDVNDEVAELLEQATEDDQLEFEKISLPQGRAAYSLDSLHRLTDRMLRDGVDLHTARRIEFNVGDDWKPAVEPIGAPTGNPAVDRVLKQVSRWLHAATERWGEPTVINIEHARDALGSQKVARELMQANEKRRKANAAAVAAMAEKLKLSGKIHRSDQIRYFALQRQNCQCLYCGAPITYTTAEMDHIVPRADGSSTNDRSNLAAVCRTCNHKKGKIPFAAWASSDKANDGVSLKGALERVTMWERDNGMSPKQFKQLQKEVKARLKSKKPDEEFDGRSMESVAWMAVELRTRIEGFYRTRGEESVPSVGVYRGQLTAEARKASGFESRVNLIGGRGKTRFDRRHHAMDALVIALMNPSVSRTLALRVNMRDAQRLAGLEETWKNFYGKPGEASQRFESWRESMLRGVELFNIALSDNAIPFAENIRLRVGSSVIHDATVHSFCPPKRPDGEQIITKGCGEQHRLGSALPVELIDRAETPALWTALRRCPDFDPKKGLPENPNRMISVNGRRVGPMDLLNFFGSSAACLKVRGGYVELGSSIHHARIYRIDGKKTMYAMVRVFQVDLLRLKNQDVFTTPLKPSTISMRTAEPKIRQALADGTATQIGWLVEGDELRIDTSKYSSGFIGEVLARYPEATSWRVAGFMNGTTLRLKPYLLSKEGFIDETQAARLGIEPTSEAVQKTVDTPGWLPAVNVFFGAGGVRVIRRNCLGEERWHSTASLPVSMVLE, via the coding sequence ATGAGCACTTCCTCAGAAAACATCCCCGGTATCCGCTATCGAGTCGGCATCGATGTCGGCCTGAAATCCATCGGCTTCTGCGCGGTCGAGGTCGACCGCAATGACCAGCCGATCAAGCTGCTGAACTCTATGGTTTTCATCCATGACGCCGGCGTTGACCCGAACGAAAACAAGGCGGCGAAGAGTCGAAAGCTAACTGCGGGCGTCGCGCGTCGCACGAGGCGTCTGTACCGCACGCGCCACCAGCGCCTGGTGGATCTGGATCGGGTACTGTCCAAGGACTTCGGCTGGCCACTTCCTGATCTGTCTGCTTTCGAGCATCCGACCGAGCCGTGGCACATTCGGGCGCGCCTGCTTGAGGGGTATATCGCAGACGATGCGGCGCGTCAGGCTGCGCTGTCGATCGCCCTCCGCCACATCGCCCGGCACCGCGGCTGGCGTAATCCGTATGCGAAAGTGGAGACACTGCTGCAGCGCTCCGATCCGAGCGACTTTCTCAAAGGACTCAACGAGCGCATTAGCACGTCGCTCGGGAGGCAGTTCCCGGTCGATGCGACGCCTGGGCAGCTGGTCAACGCATATCTCGCTCACCCCGACTATGTGAAGGAGGCGGGAACTCCCAAGCTTCGCGGACCGGAGGGGATCCTCGCGGGGAAGCTCCACCAGAGCGATAACGCCGAGGAGATTCGCCACATCTGCGAGATGCAGAAGGTTGATCGTGCTGACTGTGATCGTCTTATTCGCGCCGTCTTCCAGGCCAAGTCGCCCAAGGGGAGCGCGAAGGAACGCGGCCTCGTGGGCCACGACGAGCTGCCGGGCCAGGGGAAGCATGTGCGTGCCGAAAAAGCGCACCCCGCCTTTCAGAAGTTCCGTATCGTCAGTGTGCTCGCGAACCTTCGCATTCGTGAAGGGCGCGAAGAACGTCCACTCACTCCGGATGAGCTGCAAGGACTGACGGACTTCTTACTTGTCGCTGGCCTGAAGCAGGAGGTTACCTGGCAGGACCTGGCGGACAACTTGGGCATCGAGCGTTCAGACCTGCGCGGTACCGCGAAGGCTTCCTTCGACGGATCGCCGGTCCTGCGCACCCCTCCGACGGATGTGACCACCGAAAAGATCCTGGCTTGCAAGGTCAAATGGCTCAAGGAATGGTGGAAGGCCGCGGATGATGAGCAGCGCGGCTACTTCGTGGATGCTTTCTCGAACTCCGGCGGTTCAGAAGACAGCAGTGACGTTAATGATGAGGTCGCTGAACTCCTTGAGCAGGCGACCGAGGACGATCAGCTCGAGTTCGAGAAGATCTCGTTGCCCCAGGGGCGAGCCGCCTATTCGCTGGACTCCCTGCATCGCCTGACGGACAGGATGTTGCGTGATGGCGTCGATCTGCACACTGCCCGCCGCATCGAATTCAACGTTGGGGATGACTGGAAGCCCGCCGTGGAGCCGATCGGCGCTCCAACGGGAAACCCGGCTGTCGATCGAGTCCTCAAGCAGGTGAGCCGCTGGCTGCACGCCGCCACGGAGCGCTGGGGAGAGCCGACGGTCATCAACATCGAGCACGCGCGTGATGCTCTCGGGTCTCAGAAAGTTGCGCGTGAGCTCATGCAGGCAAACGAGAAGCGTCGTAAGGCGAACGCGGCGGCTGTCGCAGCCATGGCTGAAAAACTGAAGCTGTCGGGCAAGATTCATCGATCTGATCAGATCAGGTACTTTGCGTTACAGAGGCAGAATTGTCAGTGCTTGTACTGCGGTGCTCCGATCACGTACACGACAGCGGAGATGGACCACATCGTTCCGCGCGCGGACGGTTCGTCGACGAACGATCGCTCGAACCTGGCGGCGGTCTGCCGAACGTGCAATCACAAGAAGGGCAAGATCCCCTTTGCCGCGTGGGCCTCATCCGATAAGGCGAACGACGGGGTGTCCCTGAAGGGAGCACTTGAACGCGTCACGATGTGGGAGCGTGACAACGGCATGTCGCCCAAGCAGTTCAAGCAGCTCCAGAAAGAGGTGAAGGCACGCCTCAAATCAAAGAAGCCCGACGAGGAGTTCGACGGTCGCTCCATGGAGTCCGTTGCATGGATGGCGGTCGAGCTGCGCACTCGCATCGAGGGCTTCTATCGCACGCGCGGCGAAGAGTCTGTTCCCTCCGTGGGTGTCTACCGTGGACAGCTGACGGCGGAGGCCCGGAAGGCCTCGGGCTTCGAGAGCCGAGTCAACCTGATTGGCGGCCGTGGGAAGACACGCTTCGATAGGCGTCACCACGCGATGGACGCGCTTGTCATCGCGCTGATGAACCCGTCGGTGTCCCGCACGCTCGCACTGCGTGTGAACATGCGTGACGCTCAGCGTCTCGCCGGGCTCGAGGAGACGTGGAAGAACTTCTACGGGAAGCCGGGTGAAGCATCCCAGCGTTTCGAGTCCTGGCGTGAATCGATGCTTCGCGGCGTCGAACTCTTCAACATTGCGCTGAGCGACAACGCGATTCCTTTCGCAGAGAACATTCGTCTGCGGGTTGGTTCGAGCGTCATTCACGATGCGACGGTGCACTCGTTCTGTCCGCCGAAGCGACCCGATGGCGAGCAGATCATCACAAAGGGCTGCGGCGAGCAGCACAGGCTCGGTTCCGCTCTTCCGGTCGAGCTGATCGACCGCGCTGAGACGCCCGCGCTCTGGACAGCGCTTAGGCGGTGCCCTGACTTTGATCCGAAGAAGGGGCTTCCTGAGAATCCGAATCGGATGATCTCCGTGAATGGCAGGCGTGTTGGACCGATGGACCTGCTGAACTTCTTTGGGTCATCCGCTGCCTGCCTGAAGGTACGTGGAGGATATGTGGAGCTCGGCAGCTCGATTCATCACGCTAGGATCTACCGCATCGACGGCAAGAAGACCATGTACGCGATGGTTCGAGTCTTCCAAGTGGACCTACTGCGCCTCAAGAACCAGGACGTGTTCACTACGCCGCTGAAGCCTTCAACGATCTCGATGCGGACGGCAGAACCGAAGATTCGGCAAGCCCTGGCTGATGGGACTGCTACCCAGATTGGATGGCTGGTCGAGGGGGATGAACTACGGATCGACACCAGCAAGTACAGCAGCGGCTTCATCGGCGAGGTCCTGGCTCGGTACCCGGAGGCGACGAGCTGGAGGGTAGCTGGCTTTATGAATGGGACAACGTTGAGGCTCAAGCCCTATCTGCTCTCGAAGGAAGGATTTATCGACGAGACACAAGCGGCGCGATTGGGAATTGAACCTACTTCCGAGGCGGTGCAGAAGACGGTTGATACGCCTGGATGGCTCCCCGCGGTAAACGTTTTCTTCGGTGCTGGAGGTGTACGAGTAATTCGTAGGAACTGCCTCGGTGAAGAACGATGGCATTCAACGGCATCGTTGCCTGTTTCGATGGTGCTGGAGTGA
- the purF gene encoding amidophosphoribosyltransferase: MLPVSQPDMTLSDQELFGDDHPHDHCGVFGVWAPGEDVSRLTYFSLYALQHRGQQSAGIATSNGKQILVYKDQGLVSQVFSEQSLQGLRGHIALGHVRYATTGADVWRNAQPTLGPTPTGTLALAHNGNLTNTVELRELAVAIADDGEDFERGASTDTSLVTALLGMADRIPGPTPFIASPSVTPAEREGDEAAPASSVTEPEPAPLVGAALKVLPRIKGAFSLVFMDENTLYAARDPHGYRPLVLGRLASGWVVASETAALDLCGAAFVREVEPGELISIDESGVHSRRFAMRRSNTCVFEYVYLARPDTTIGGRRIVAARHEMGAALARENPIVADLVIPTPDSGTPAAIGYAQEAGIPFAQGLVKNAYVGRTFIQPTQSLRQLGIRLKLNPLREVIEGKRLVVIDDSIVRGNTQRALVKMLREAGAAEVHIRISSPPVLWPCFFGIDFPTRAELIASSMSVEQVRGHLGADSLAYLSIDGMVAATGQGTSLCLGCFTGEYPETIPAGTPIPGTPDATPC, encoded by the coding sequence GTGCTTCCCGTCTCGCAGCCAGACATGACACTGTCCGACCAGGAACTCTTCGGAGACGATCACCCCCACGATCACTGTGGGGTCTTCGGAGTTTGGGCCCCGGGCGAGGACGTTTCTCGCCTCACCTACTTCTCCCTCTATGCCCTGCAACACCGCGGCCAGCAGAGCGCGGGTATTGCGACGTCGAATGGCAAGCAGATCCTCGTGTACAAGGATCAGGGCCTCGTGTCGCAGGTTTTCTCCGAACAGTCCCTGCAGGGCCTGCGCGGCCACATCGCCCTGGGTCACGTCCGCTACGCGACGACCGGTGCCGACGTGTGGCGCAACGCCCAGCCGACTCTGGGTCCCACCCCCACGGGCACCCTCGCGCTGGCACACAACGGCAACCTGACGAACACCGTCGAGCTGCGTGAGCTGGCCGTCGCCATCGCCGACGACGGCGAGGACTTCGAACGCGGGGCCTCCACCGACACCTCTCTCGTGACCGCGCTGCTGGGCATGGCCGACCGCATTCCGGGGCCGACCCCCTTCATCGCGTCTCCATCCGTGACGCCCGCCGAGCGCGAAGGCGACGAGGCCGCCCCGGCCTCGTCCGTCACCGAGCCGGAGCCCGCGCCCCTGGTCGGTGCCGCCCTGAAAGTGCTGCCGCGCATCAAGGGCGCGTTCTCCCTGGTCTTCATGGACGAGAACACGCTGTACGCCGCGCGCGACCCTCACGGCTACCGGCCGCTCGTGCTGGGGCGCCTCGCCTCCGGGTGGGTCGTCGCCTCCGAGACCGCTGCCCTGGACCTGTGCGGTGCGGCCTTCGTCCGCGAGGTCGAGCCCGGCGAGCTCATCTCCATTGACGAGTCGGGCGTACACTCGCGCCGCTTCGCGATGCGCCGCTCCAACACCTGTGTGTTCGAGTACGTGTACCTGGCCCGCCCCGACACGACGATCGGCGGGCGCCGGATCGTGGCCGCACGCCACGAGATGGGCGCTGCCCTGGCGCGCGAGAATCCCATCGTGGCGGACCTCGTGATTCCCACCCCCGACTCGGGCACGCCCGCGGCGATCGGCTACGCGCAGGAGGCGGGGATCCCCTTCGCGCAGGGTCTCGTCAAGAACGCGTACGTGGGAAGAACCTTCATTCAGCCCACGCAGTCTCTGCGCCAGCTGGGCATCCGCCTGAAGCTCAACCCGCTGCGCGAGGTCATCGAAGGCAAGCGCCTGGTCGTCATCGACGACTCGATCGTGCGCGGCAACACGCAGCGCGCGCTGGTCAAGATGCTGCGCGAGGCCGGGGCCGCCGAGGTGCACATCCGCATCTCCTCGCCGCCGGTGCTGTGGCCGTGCTTCTTCGGCATTGATTTCCCGACACGCGCCGAGCTGATCGCTTCGTCCATGAGCGTCGAACAGGTCCGCGGCCACCTCGGGGCCGACTCTCTGGCCTACCTGTCGATTGACGGGATGGTCGCCGCCACCGGACAGGGCACGTCCCTGTGCCTGGGCTGCTTCACCGGCGAATACCCGGAGACGATCCCCGCCGGCACGCCTATTCCCGGAACCCCAGACGCCACCCCCTGCTAA
- a CDS encoding ATP-binding cassette domain-containing protein, whose protein sequence is MSNDPREELHGSDSQELADLAAADDQAGTQRAASTPAAPTTEAAPTKGAAIASFEDILKGTAPQTGAPSNQAAQDTQDPQDAQDTQETAAAFTEDAEQDPLEAAPSNVPLEDQDAAEASPAAPTTDTTAAAAASVVTDAAETASDIAPRNTTQELTPTNNTTNDTTSADAAAHDATRNDLVVAAPVHLPPAEPRPWYRSRRSFSAKGRGGRVQVAGLGITYTDRATGSVLLANIDLGFRARTMSAILDPTGRRARALFLILAGLEEPQAGRIVAAPSRSLAARLAGRIGSVALIRADSPLDESLTIRQNILAPLSATGSVADWDNLVGALQITGLAQRIDVRPSELSEWERFKALIARAIVSGSEVFLVEDPTSLPPAARTELEPLLRSLANAGCAVVIATPSAEVAAASDRAILLTNGRVALDAPSPSAALITASLEANPEDPKTLLGPIPSALPSSFDEVISPSGEQAPAWHALGTDDATAEATSQATAPTTERTTAETTAPEEAAAQAVDPTEVAFDAATTRVEPTPAEVPQASPEPRTETAMRGIPVVEAEDPALAEPEVSDLVVRARKILSDLPGSIAPQE, encoded by the coding sequence ATGTCGAATGACCCGCGTGAAGAACTGCACGGATCGGACAGCCAGGAGCTGGCCGACCTGGCGGCTGCCGACGACCAAGCTGGCACCCAGCGAGCCGCCTCGACCCCCGCCGCCCCCACCACGGAGGCCGCCCCCACCAAGGGAGCCGCCATCGCGTCCTTCGAGGACATCCTCAAGGGCACCGCCCCGCAGACAGGCGCGCCCTCCAACCAGGCCGCTCAGGACACCCAGGACCCTCAGGACGCCCAGGACACCCAGGAGACGGCGGCGGCGTTCACCGAGGACGCCGAGCAGGACCCGTTGGAAGCCGCCCCCTCCAACGTCCCCTTGGAGGACCAGGACGCGGCCGAGGCATCCCCCGCCGCGCCCACGACCGACACGACAGCGGCGGCCGCAGCCTCAGTGGTGACGGACGCAGCCGAGACCGCCAGCGACATCGCTCCCCGGAACACGACCCAGGAGCTCACGCCCACCAACAACACCACCAACGACACCACCAGCGCCGATGCCGCGGCACACGACGCCACGCGCAACGACCTCGTCGTCGCCGCCCCCGTGCACCTACCGCCGGCCGAGCCGCGCCCGTGGTACCGCTCGCGCCGTTCCTTCTCCGCGAAGGGCCGCGGCGGCCGCGTCCAGGTCGCCGGCCTGGGCATCACCTACACGGACCGCGCGACCGGATCGGTCCTCCTGGCGAACATCGACCTGGGCTTCCGCGCTCGCACGATGAGCGCGATCCTGGACCCAACGGGCCGCCGCGCCCGCGCCCTCTTCCTGATCCTCGCGGGCCTCGAGGAGCCGCAGGCCGGCCGCATCGTCGCCGCGCCCTCGCGTTCGCTGGCCGCGCGCCTCGCTGGCCGCATCGGCTCGGTCGCCCTGATCCGCGCCGACTCCCCCCTCGACGAGTCCCTGACGATCCGCCAGAACATCCTCGCCCCCCTCTCCGCGACGGGATCCGTCGCCGACTGGGACAACCTCGTGGGAGCCCTGCAGATCACGGGCCTCGCCCAGCGCATTGACGTTCGCCCCTCCGAGCTCTCCGAGTGGGAACGCTTCAAGGCCCTCATCGCCCGCGCGATCGTGTCCGGCTCCGAGGTCTTCCTCGTCGAAGACCCCACCTCCCTGCCCCCGGCGGCCCGCACCGAGCTCGAGCCGCTCCTACGTTCCCTCGCGAACGCGGGCTGCGCGGTCGTCATCGCCACTCCCTCCGCGGAGGTCGCCGCAGCCTCGGACCGCGCGATCCTCCTGACGAACGGCCGCGTCGCGCTCGACGCGCCCAGCCCCTCCGCCGCGCTCATCACCGCCTCCCTGGAAGCCAACCCCGAGGACCCGAAGACCCTCCTCGGCCCGATCCCCTCGGCCCTGCCTTCCTCCTTCGACGAGGTCATCTCCCCCTCAGGCGAGCAGGCCCCCGCCTGGCACGCGCTGGGCACCGACGACGCGACCGCCGAGGCGACCAGCCAGGCCACTGCCCCCACCACCGAACGAACCACAGCGGAAACCACAGCCCCCGAGGAAGCCGCTGCGCAGGCCGTCGACCCGACCGAGGTCGCCTTCGACGCCGCGACCACCCGCGTGGAGCCCACCCCCGCCGAGGTCCCCCAGGCCTCGCCCGAGCCCCGCACCGAAACCGCGATGCGCGGCATCCCCGTCGTGGAAGCCGAAGACCCGGCCCTGGCCGAGCCCGAGGTCTCCGACCTGGTCGTGCGCGCCCGCAAGATCCTTTCCGACCTGCCCGGCTCGATCGCTCCCCAGGAGTAA
- the purM gene encoding phosphoribosylformylglycinamidine cyclo-ligase, whose translation MTDTPLDYATAGVDTAAGDRAVELMKSAVAATHDSTVLGATGGFAGMVDASALLGMQKPLLATSTDGVGTKIAIAQAMDVHDTIGQDLVGMVVDDIVVIGARPVLMTDYIACGRVVPERIAAIVTGIARACEATGTPLVGGETAEHPGVMEAEDYDIAGAATGVVDASKLLGPERVAAGDVVIALASSGLHSNGYSLVRSVLSRVGASLDSHVAEFGRTLGEELLEPTRLYTRLCLDLVDRFGVEGIHAYSHVTGGGLAANLSRVLPVGAIATVDRSTWTIPAVFDWVRRGGDVSWVGMEDSLNLGVGMVAVVSASVATEVLAAVNEAGVAAWVLGSVTSASADGSVDGFGSVADLSADSSGVRLISGTKGVQAGAVLMHGEYRVG comes from the coding sequence ATGACCGACACCCCCCTGGACTACGCGACCGCTGGCGTCGACACGGCTGCGGGCGACCGCGCCGTCGAGCTGATGAAGAGCGCCGTCGCCGCCACCCACGACTCCACCGTCCTGGGCGCGACCGGCGGATTCGCCGGTATGGTCGACGCCTCGGCGCTGCTCGGCATGCAAAAGCCCCTCCTGGCCACGTCGACCGACGGCGTCGGTACGAAGATCGCGATTGCGCAGGCCATGGACGTGCACGACACGATCGGCCAGGACCTGGTCGGCATGGTCGTCGACGACATCGTCGTGATCGGCGCGCGCCCGGTCCTCATGACCGACTACATCGCGTGCGGGCGCGTCGTCCCCGAGCGGATCGCCGCGATCGTCACCGGAATCGCGCGGGCGTGCGAGGCCACCGGCACGCCCCTCGTTGGCGGCGAGACCGCCGAGCACCCGGGCGTCATGGAAGCGGAGGACTACGACATCGCTGGCGCGGCGACCGGCGTCGTGGACGCCTCCAAGCTGCTGGGCCCCGAGCGCGTCGCAGCTGGCGACGTCGTCATCGCTTTGGCTTCCTCGGGCCTGCACTCCAACGGCTACTCGCTGGTGCGCTCGGTGCTCTCCCGCGTGGGTGCCTCGCTCGACTCGCACGTTGCCGAGTTCGGCCGCACGCTCGGCGAGGAACTCCTCGAGCCCACGCGCCTGTACACGCGCCTGTGCCTGGACCTGGTGGATCGCTTCGGCGTGGAGGGTATCCACGCCTATTCGCACGTGACCGGCGGCGGCCTGGCCGCGAACCTCTCGCGCGTCCTGCCCGTCGGAGCGATCGCCACCGTCGACCGCTCGACGTGGACCATCCCCGCCGTGTTCGACTGGGTGCGCCGCGGCGGCGACGTGAGCTGGGTCGGCATGGAGGATTCCCTGAACCTGGGCGTCGGCATGGTAGCCGTCGTGTCGGCTTCCGTGGCCACCGAGGTTCTGGCCGCGGTCAACGAGGCCGGGGTGGCCGCCTGGGTCCTGGGTTCCGTCACGTCGGCCAGCGCCGATGGAAGCGTGGACGGCTTCGGGTCGGTGGCCGACCTGAGTGCGGATTCCTCTGGCGTGCGCCTCATCTCCGGCACGAAAGGCGTGCAGGCAGGCGCCGTGCTCATGCACGGCGAGTACCGCGTCGGCTGA
- a CDS encoding phage holin family protein has protein sequence MTQPSPQPGQYPPPPVDTTKASGSTHATGEARPSIGALFASVTGQLSSIIRDEIELNNAKLRTFATKSGKGITLLVAAAVFALYLLGWTLHTAEIALALVVPAWAASLIVVGVLLLIVLILALLGANSLKSAQEHRPDPGASVAATKEAIEKGLGK, from the coding sequence ATGACTCAGCCCTCCCCCCAGCCCGGGCAGTACCCGCCACCGCCCGTCGACACGACGAAAGCCTCCGGCAGCACGCACGCCACCGGCGAGGCGCGCCCCAGCATCGGCGCGCTCTTCGCTTCCGTGACGGGGCAGCTGTCCAGCATCATCCGCGACGAGATCGAGCTGAACAACGCCAAGCTGCGTACCTTCGCGACCAAGAGCGGCAAGGGCATCACCCTCCTCGTGGCCGCCGCGGTCTTCGCCCTGTACCTGCTCGGCTGGACACTACACACGGCTGAGATCGCGCTCGCGCTCGTCGTCCCCGCGTGGGCGGCGTCCCTCATCGTCGTCGGCGTCCTCCTGCTGATCGTCCTAATCCTCGCCCTCCTCGGGGCCAACTCCCTCAAGAGCGCGCAGGAGCACCGCCCCGACCCGGGCGCATCGGTCGCCGCCACCAAGGAAGCCATCGAGAAGGGACTGGGCAAGTGA